In the Clavelina lepadiformis chromosome 8, kaClaLepa1.1, whole genome shotgun sequence genome, one interval contains:
- the LOC143469464 gene encoding uncharacterized protein LOC143469464, giving the protein MKRNCFLFVICVILNTKARAYFGLTGKEQLHDLWSINLNSASLATSSDEPEPSREYEQVDLSPQPDPPISPKPKRMAARHEDTQYISDGSDRSRWSGSSRPQSRKRPGYANQPYTRETRKTKRNQINDLQNGPPNRPTYQNQAAHKPRIPYVKRFTPPKYSNRLQSKVRGTAESRLQGRVSKAPRTHTTRDVNPHQRRHHKTSPTLSALNEKLHSQRLLTGGVNVRGNLSQDIDVIMKQISKPHSRSERESEKMWPINPSRYRKLIISSHNKNSRIPELGRWPSKDRLPSQGVPGANDTIRVGHNSEPFLGLDQASFEFYSKFVAGKMGNFTLLEPENINKDLAKKLCNTFQLTNSQRKKCRRDPGLPQVLTEATHIAAAECQYQFRFEKWNCSLGTSRIQLLNKGNKETAFLYSISSAGLTHSVARACANGHLEKCSCQENPDESVDQKAWLWGGCGDNVKYAARFVRNFLESRSDSLDLRAQVDKHNSDLGIRIVKSNVKPKCKCHGVSGSCTTKTCWNRLKSFYEIGKKLKRAYNKAVQVESINNSNGSSRLIRLRRSGNRRQKFITKQSGRHITSPQTTSRGRTSPSSTRRNARLSALNSNTNPHRPPPSLQKAIADNRDELPRKKELVYLESSPAYCKRSRISLGTKGRTCDSRNNCQKVCCGRGYTTHVQIIKKSCECEVKWCCDLQCKTCTERKMIHTCK; this is encoded by the exons CTTAACAGGAAAAGAACAGTTGCATGACTTGTGGAGCATAAACCTTAATTCGGCATCACTAGCAACATCAAGTGATGAGCCGGAACCATCGCGGGAATACGAGCAAGTTGATCTCAGTCCTCAACCAGATCCACCGATTTCACCGAAGCCAAAGAGAA TGGCAGCCAGACATGAGGACACGCAATACATAAGCGATGGATCGGACAGAAGTAGATGGTCTGGCTCGAGCCGGCCACAATCCAGAAAGAGACCG GGTTACGCAAACCAACCTTATACCAGAGAAACACGAAAAACGAAGAGAAATCAAATAAATGATTTGCAAAACGGACCTCCCAATAGGCCCACCTATCAGAATCAAGCTGCTCACAAACCTCGAATTCCTTATGTTAAAAGATTTACCCCACCGAAATACTCAAATCGTCTACAGAGTAAGGTGAGGGGGACAGCTGAAAGTCGATTGCAAGGCCGAGTGTCCAAAGCCCCACGTACTCACACCACAAGAGATGTCAACCCGCATCAAAGAAGGCATCACAAAACTTCTCCTACATTAAGTGCCTTGAACGAGAAATTGCACTCTCAAAGACTACTGACTGGAGGTGTCAACGTCCGTGGAAATCTTTCGCAGGATATAGACGTGATCATGAAACAAATCTCAAAACCTCATAGCAGGAGTGAAAGGGAAAGCGAAAAGATGTGGCCAATTAATCCATCACGATACCGAAAACTAATTATCTCGTcacacaacaaaaattcaagAATACCGGAACTAGGTAGATGGCCTAGCAAAGATCGTCTTCCATCCCAGGGTGTACCAGGAGCAAATGATACTATAAGGGTTGGTCACAATTCAGAGCCCTTCCTCGGACTTGATCAGGCttcatttgaattttattccaAATTTGTGGCAGGAAAAATGggcaattttacccttttagaacctgaaaatataaacaagGATTTGGCGAAGAAATTGTGTAACACATTCCAGTTAACAAACagtcaaagaaaaaaatgtagaAGAGATCCCGGCCTTCCCCAGGTCTTAACAGAAGCAACCCACATTGCCGCGGCAGAATGTCAATATCAATTTCGATTTGAAAAATGGAATTGCTCGTTGGGGACATCCAGAATCCAGCTATTAAACAAAG GAAACAAAGAGACCGCTTTTTTGTATTCAATTTCTTCAGCTGGTTTAACTCATTCAGTAGCACGGGCTTGTGCAAATGGACACCTGGAGAAGTGCTCCTGCCAAGAAAACCCTGATGAATCCGTGGATCAAAAAGCTTGGCTGTGGGGAGG gTGCGGTGACAATGTAAAATATGCTGCTCGATTCGTGCGAAACTTTTTGGAATCACGTTCAGACAGCCTAGATTTGAGGGCTCAAGTGGATAAACATAATAGCGATTTAGGAATACGG ATTGTGAAATCAAACGTCAAACCAAAGTGCAAGTGCCATGGCGTGTCTGGATCGTGCACTACAAAAACCTGCTGGAACAGGTTGAAgtcattttatgaaattggaAAAAAGCTAAAAAGAGCCTACAACAAAGCGGTGCAG GTGGAAAGTATTAATAACTCAAACGGCAGTTCTCGTCTGATACGGCTACGACGAAGCGGAAACAGACGACAGAAATTTATAACGAAGCAATCTGGAAGGCATATTACGTCACCACAGACTACGTCAAGAGGTCGCACGTCACCATCGTCAACAAGGAGAAACGCCAGGTTGTCTGCACTCAACAGTAATACAAACCCACACCGCCCACCACCGTCGCTGCAAAAAGCAATAGCAGATAACCGAGATGAGCTTCCTCGTAAGAAAGAGCTTGTTTATCTTGAAAGCTCTCCAGCATATTGCAAGAGAAGCCGAATATCCCTCGGAACAAAGGGAAGGACCTGCGACAGCCGTAACAACTGCCAAAAAGTGTGTTGTGGAAGAGGCTATACAACTCACGTTCAGATAATCAAGAAATCGTGTGAATGCGAGGTGAAATGGTGCTGCGATCTTCAGTGTAAAACCTGCACGGAACGAAAGATGATACATACCTGCAAATGA